In the genome of Streptomyces sp. P3, the window CGACCGCCGCCTGTGCCTGGATCTGCCCGGCTTCGGCTGGCAGGTCCACAAGCACCTGGTGGCCGGCTCGTGGCCCCGGCCCCAGGCGGCCGACCGCGCGGAACTGGCGCGCACGCTGCGTGAGTTCCCCGACGGCACGATCGTCCTGCTCGACGGGCTGGTGGCCTGCGGAGTGCCGGAGATCATCGCGCCCGAGGCCGAACGGCTGCGGCTCGCCGTCCTGGTGCACCTGCCGCTGGGCGACGAGCGCGGACTCGCACCGCAGACCGCGGCCGAACTCGACGCCAGGGAGCGGGCCGTGCTGCGGGCCGTGCCCGCGGTGATCGCCACCAGCGAGTGGGCGGTCCGTCGTCTCGTCTCCCACCACGGCCTCGCCCCCGAGCGTGTGCACGTCGCCGCCCCCGGCGCCGACATCGCCCCGCTCGCCTCCGGCACCGACGGCGTCTCCCGGCTGCTGTGCGTGGCCTCGGTGACACCGCGCAAGGGCCAGCACCGGCTCGTGGAGGCGCTGGCCGCGGCCAGGGACCTGCCGTGGAGCTGCGTGTGCGTGGGCGGCCTCGGGCAGGACCCGGAGTACGTCGACCATCTGCGCGGCCTCATCCGCAGACACGGCCTCGAGGACCGGCTGGAGCTGGCGGGCCCCAAGGCGGGCGCCGAACTCGACGCCGCCTACGCCGCCGCCGACCTCATGGTCCTCACCTCCTACGCCGAGACGTACGGCATGGCCGTCACGGAGGCGCTGGCCCGCGGCATCCCGGTCCTCGCGACGGACGTCGGCGGTCTGCCCGAGGCGGTCGGCCGCGCCCCCGACGGCGGCGTCCCCGGCATCCTCGTCCCGCCGGAGGACCCGGCCGCGCTCGCCGCCGAACTGCGCGGCTGGTTCGGCGAGGCCGACGTGCGACGCCGTCTCAAGGCGGCCGCGCGCAGCCGCCGGGCGGCCCTGAACGGCTGGGCGAGCACCGCCCAGAGCCTGGCCGGCGTGCTCGGCCGGCTCCCGAGCGATCCCCGGAGGGCGGCATGAGGAAGACGACGGCGACCCCGGCCGACGTGGCGCGACGCGTGGGCGGCATCCCGGCCCAGCCGGGCCGCACGGAGGCCGGTTCCGTGACGGAGATCCTGGTTCCCGGTGACGGCGGCCCCGTGCGGCCGGCCGTCATCGCCGGCGCCGGACCGGTCGGCCGGCCGGGCGAGCGGCCCACCGTGCGGCTGCGCGACAGCGCGCCGGAGGAGCAGCCCCGGTACGCCCCCGAGTGGCTGGAGCTGCGCGAGCCCGCCGACGCCGCCGCCCGGGCGATGGACCTGCTGGACCCGCTGCGGATCCGGCTCGCCAACCTGCCCGGCCGCAGCGGGCTCGCCATCCACGACCTGGGCTGCGGCACCGGCTCCATGGGACGCTGGCTGGCCCCCCGGCTGGACGGCCCCCAGCACTGGGTCCTGCACGACCGCGACCCCTACCTCCTGCACTTCGCGGCCGTCGCCTCGCCGCGGGCCGCCGCCGACGGCAGCCGGGTCACCGTGGAGACGCGGCGCGGCGACGTCGCCCGGCTCACCCCGGACGCGCTGGCCGGCGCCTCGCTGGTCACCGCCTCCGCGCTGCTCGACGTCCTCACCCGCGAGGAGATCGAGACGCTCGCCGCGGCCTGCGCGGGCGCGGGCTGCCCGGCGCTGCTGACGCTGTCGGTCGCCGGACGCGTCGAACTCAGCGCGCCGGACCCGCTGGACCAGGAGATCGCGGCGGCCTTCAACGACCACCAGCGGCGCGACGGACTCCTCGGCCCCGACGCGGTCAACGTCGCCTGCGAGGCGTTCGCCGACCAGGGCGCGACCGTCAAGGTGCACCCCAGCCCGTGGCGGCTCGGCCCGGAGAACGTCGGCCTGACCGCCCAGTGGCTGCGCGGCTGGGTCGGCGCGGCCGTGGAGGAGCGCCCCGAACTGGCCGAGCGCGCCGAGCCCTACCTGGCCGCCCGGCTCGCGGCCTGCGCGGCGGGCGACCTCCAGGTCACCGTGCACCACAGCGACCTGCTGGCGCTGGCCCGCCCCACGGGCGGAGCCGGATGAGCGCGGAGACGGTCGGCCCGCGCGTGACGGCCGCGGCGCCCGTGCTGTGGGGCGAGGGCGCCCTGCCGGCCGCGCGACGGCCGCCGCGCGGCCCGGTGGCCGTCCGCACCGGCCCGGCCGTGTCCGAGGCCCGCATCGGGGTCATCGTCACCGAGCCGCACACGAAGCCCTCGCGGCTGCGGGCGCTGCTCGCCGAACGTGCGCTGCGCACGCACCTCGGGACCGTCGCCGGAGTCGTCATCCTCACGGCCCTGCTGTGGAAGCTGGGCACCGGAGTCTTCCTGGACGGGCTGCGGCGGATCGACACGCCGACCCTGCTGGCGGCGCTCGGCATCGGCGCCGTCACCACCGTGTTCAGCGCCTGGCGGTGGGCGCTGGTGGCCCGCGCGCTGCGCATCCGGCTGCCGCTCGGCCCCGCCGTCGCCGACTACTACCGGGCCCTGTTCCTGAACGCGGCGCTGCCCGGCGGAGTCCTCGGCGACGTGCACCGCGCGGTCCGGCACGGGCAGAGCGCCGGCGACGTCGGACGGGGCGTGCGGGCCGTCGTCCTGGAGCGCACCGCGGGACAGCTGGTGCTGACCGTGGCAGGCGTGACGGTTCTGCTGACCCTGCCCTCCCCGGTCATGGCGGACGCCCGCCAGATCGCGCCGATCGTCCTGCTGGCCGGGGCGGGCGCGCTCGCCGTCGTCCTCGCCGTCCGGATGAACTCCGCCGCGCCGCGGCGCGGCGGGCGGCTGCGGGCGGCGCTGGCCGAGGCGCGCGAGGGGCTGGTGTCGCGGCGCAACGGGCCGGGCGTCGCCCTGTCCTCGGCGGTCGTGCTGACCGGGCACCTCGGGATGTTCGTGGTGGCCGCCCGGGTCGCCGGCTCCGGCGCCTCCGTGCTCACGCTGCTGCCGATCGCCGTCCTCGCCCTGCTCGCCATGGGCCTGCCGCTGAACGTCGGCGGCTGGGGTCCCCGCGAGGGCGTCACCGCGTGGGCGTTCGGCGCGGCCGGGCTCGGCGCGAGCACCGGCCTCGCGGTCGCCGTCGTGTACGGCGTGCTCAGCTTCGTCGCGGCGCTGCCGGGGGCGGTCGTACTCGTCGTCCGCTGGTACGCGGGACTGCGTGAGCGCAGCGTCGGCGCCGGGCCCGCGCGCGACGGGGCGCACCGCGCGGAGCCGTCCGCGCCGGCGCCGGCCCCGTCCGCGCCGCTCTTCGAGCCCGACGAGGTCGCGGCGGCCGCCGGGGTGGCCGCGGCCGTTCAGGCGCCGGGGGATTCCGCGGTGAGCAAGGAGAAATACGCGCCGAAGGAATCCGCCAGGCTCGCCAGGAGTTCCTTCCCCTTTTCCGCGGACCCCAGGGAAGGACGGCCGATGACGCCCGAATCGGTATAGGCGGACATTCCCAGCGTGAGCAGATGACGGCGGTCGTCCGCGACGAAATCGGCCGACTCGTAACCGGGCCGGACGAGTTCGGGGTGGGCGTGCAACAGGATCGAGGTCTCGATCTCCCCGGCGTGCATGTCGGTGAGCAGCGAGGTCGACACCCCGGACCGCACCAGCGCCGCCTCCCAGTCCTCCGGGGCCGGGAAGAGCGCCATCCGCTCGCCTGCGGCGGAGGACTCCTGGACGACGTTGCCCAGGACGTAGTTCCCGCCGTGTCCGTTGACCAGTACCAGGGCCTCGACGCCCGAGCGGCGCAGCGACGCCGCGATGTCCCGTACCACCGCGTGAAGGGTCACCGAGGAGATGCTGACGGTTCCCGGCCAGGCCGCGTGCTCGTGCGAGCAGGCGATGGTCACCGGCGGGAGGAGGTGCACCGGGTACGCCCCGGCGATCTCCCGCGCGACGGCGCAGGCCACCAGGGTGTCGGTGGCCAGCGGCAGGTGCGGGCCGTGCTGTTCGAAGCTCCCGACGGGAAGAACCGCCACCTGCGTCGAGACGCCGGCGCCCCGGGTCCGTACGTCTTCGGTAGTGTCCGTCGGCACCAGTCCGTACGCCGCCGACCGTATGTCCGAACCACTCATTTCTTCCCGGCCCTTCGTCTCTGCTTAGGAACCAGATCATGACAGAAAAAATTGGCGTACTCGGCACGAAGACCCCGCAGCGCACCGGTGTGGAACGCGTGGTGAATGCCCCTCTGCCCACCGTGTACGGCAAATTCCAGGCGATCGGTTACATGGACCACGACCGCGGTGACGAACAAGTCGCCCTGGTGTACGGGGAGATAGGCGCCGAGGAGGTGCTGACCCGGCTGCATTCCGAATGCCTGACCGGCGACGCCTTCGGCTCCCAGCACTGCGAGTGCGGCGCGCAGCTGGAGTCCGCGCTGCGGGCGGTCGTCGCCGAGGGCAGCGGAATCGTCGTCTATCTGCGCGGCCACGAGGGCCGGGGCATCGGCCTGCTGGGCAAGCTGCGGGCGATGGCGCTGCAGGCGGAGGGCCTGGACACCGTCGAGGCGAACGTCGCCCTCGGGTTCCCGGTCGACGCCCGCGACTACAAGGTGGCCGCCGACATCCTGCGCGACCTGGGCGTGGAATCCGTCCGCCTGATGTCGAACAACCCGCGCAAGCGGGAGGCGCTGACGGACAACGGCATCAGGGTCGCCGAAGAGGTGCCCCTGCTGATCGAGCCGTGCGAGAACAACATCACCTACCTGCGCACCAAGCGGGAGCGGATGGACCACCGGCTGCCCCACCTGGACGCGGTGGCCCACTGGTCCTGAGCGCGCTTCGGACCGCGGTCCCCGCGGGTAGGGATCACAGCGGACCCGGCGTACCACCGCCCCGGCCCCGGCGTACGGGCCGGGGCGCCGCCGAAAGGAGCCGCTCGCGTGAACACGCATGCCTCGGTCGTCGTCATCGGCGGCGGGGTGATGGGCACGAGCATCGCCTACCACCTCGCGTCCGCGGGCGTCCGCGACGTCCTGCTCGTCGAGCGGGACGAACTCGCCGCGGGCTCGACCTCGAAGGCCGCCGGAGGGGTTCGCGCCCAGTTCTCCGACGAGCTCAACATCCGGCTCGGCGCGCGCAGCCTCGAGGCGTTCGCGCGGTTCGGCGAGGAGATCGGGCACGACATCGGGCTGCGCCGCGTCGGCTACCTGTTCCTGCTCTCCACCCCGCAGGACGTCGCCTCCTTCGAGGCGGGCGTGCGGCTGCAGAACGCGCTCGGCGTGCCCAGCCGCCTCATCGGCCCCGCCGAGGCCGGCCGGCTCTCCCCGCTGATCCGCACCGACGGGTTACTCGCGGCCGCGTTCTCGCCCGACGACGGCCACTGCACGCCGGAAGCCGTCGTCCACGGGTACGCGGCCGCCGCCCGCCGCTGCGGCGCGCGCGTCCTGCGGCACACCGCGGTCACCGGCATCGAACGGCGGGGGAGCGCCATCACCGCCGTGCAGACCACCCTCGGCCGCATCACCACCGACACGGTCGTCTGCGCGGCCGGCGCCTGGTCCAGGGCCGTCGGCGCGATGGCCGGCGTCGACCTGCCGGTGCAGCCGCTGCGCCGTCAGATCGCGGTCACCGAACCGGTCCCCGGCCTGCCGCCGGACCTGCCCATGACCATCGACTTCAGCAGCACCCTCTACTTCCACGCCGAGGGCCCCGGCCTCCTGGTCGGCATGTCCGACCCCGACGAGCGGCCGGGCTTCGCCACCGACACCCACGACCGGTGGATCCCGCGCCTCGCCGACGCCATGCAACGCCGCGCCCCCGCTCTGCTCGACCTGCGCCGCACGGGCGGCTGGGCGGGCCTGTACGAGGTCACCCCGGACCACAACGCCCTGATCGGCGAGGCGCCGTCGGTGTCCCGCTTCCTGTACGCGACCGGCTTCTCCGGCCACGGCTTCCTGCAGGGCCCGGCGGTCGGCGAGGTCGTCCGCGACCTGTACCTCGGCCGCGTACCCTTCGTGGACGTCGCCCCCCTGAGCGCCGACCGCTTCACGGCCGGTGCCCCGCGTCCGGAGGTCAACCGCGTATGACCGAACTGCACCTGTGGCTGCGCCACGAGGCCCGCACCACCGAACGGCGCACCCCGGTCGTCCCCGACGACGCCCGCCGCCTCCTCGAGGCCGGGGTGGCGCTGACCGTCGAGGACTCCCCGCAGCGCGTGTTCGCGACCGACGCCTACGAGGCGGCCGGCGCACGGATCGCCCCCACCGGCTCCTGGACGTCCGCGCCGCGCGACACGGTCGTCCTCGGGCTGAAGGAACTCCCGGACGCCCCACGCGAGCTGACGCACCGCCACATCTTCTTCGGGCACGCCTACAAGCAACAGCCGGGGGCCGGCGATCTGTTGCGGCGGTTCGCCGCCGGGGGAGGGGCCCTCCTCGACCTCGAGTACCTGGTCGACGACCACGGCCGCCGCCTCGCCGCCTTCGGATACTGGGCGGGCTACCTCGGCGCGGCGCTGGCGGTGCTGCACCACCGGGGCAGGCTCACCGCGCCCCTGCGCCCCTCGGAGAAGGCCGAGTGGGACGAGGTGCTGCGCCCCGCTCCCGGCGACGAGGAGTTCACCGCCCTGGTCGTCGGCGCCCTGGGCCGCAGTGGCCGGGGCGCTCGGGCCGCGTTCGGCGTCGCCGGCGTCGAGCCCGACCGCTGGGATCTGGCGGAGACCCGTGACCTGGACCGCACCGCGCTGCTGGCCCACGACGTCCTGGTCAACTGCGTCCTCGCCACGACCCCGGTGCCTCCGTTCGTCCGCGAGGAGGACCTCGACGACCCCGCCCGGCGGCTGCGCACCCTCTCCGACGTCACCTGCGACGTGGGCTCGCCGCTCAACGTCCTGCCCGTGTACGACCGCACCACCGAGTGGACGGACCCCGTGCGCCGGCTGCGCAAGGAGCCCCCGCTCGACCTCGTCGCCATCGACAACCTGCCGTCCCTGCTGCCCCGCGAGGCCAGCGCCGACTTCTCCGCGGCCCTGACCCCCGTGCTGCTGGACTTCGGTGTCGCCGGACCCTGGGGGCGCTGCCTGGACCGCTTCCACGCCGCCTGCCGTGAACTCGGCCTCGCCTCGGGGGAGTCCCGCCGTGACTGACCGGGTCCCCGCCTCCGGCACCGTCCACTGGGTCGGCGCGGGCCTGTCCACGGGCAGCGGTCTGGCGACCCTGTGCGCCCACACCGACCGGGTGCGCCTGTGGCACCGCACGGCCGGGCGGGCGGCCGAGGCGCTCCACCGGCTGGGCCTCACCGGCCGCGCCGAGCCGCGCGCCTACACCCTCGACGCGCTGAGCGCCGAACTGGCCCCCGGGGACGTCGTCGTCTCGATGCTGCCGGCGTCCGGGCACACGGCGCTGCTGTCGGCGTGCGTGGCCCGGCGGGCCCACTTCGCCTGCTCCAGCTATGTCTCGGACGAGATCCTGGAGCTGGCGCCCGCGGCGGCGGTCGCCGGGACGGTCGTCCTCGCCGAGGCCGGTCTCGACCCCGGCGTCGACCACCTCTTCGCGCACCGTCTCGTCGCCCGGGCCCGGGAGGCGATCGGCGACGACACGGCGGCGTCGTACCGGCTCACCTCCTACTGCGGAGGAGTGCCCGCGGTCCCCGACGCGTTCCGGTACCGCTTCAGCTGGGCGCCCCTCGGAGTCCTCAACGCCCTGCGGGCGCCCGCCCGTTACGTGGAGGACGGGGCCGAGATCGTGGCCGCCCGGCCCTGGGAGGCGACCCGCGCCCTCACGGTGGGCGACGAGAGCTTCGAGGCCTATCCCAACCGGGACAGCGTCCCGTTCATCGCGCAGTACGCGCTGCCGCCGTCCTGGCGGCCGCTGACCTTCGTGCGCGGCACGCTGCGTCTGGACGGCTGGCTGCGGGCCTGGGAGCCGGTGTTCGAGGAGCTGAGGAGGGGCGACGACACCCGGATCGAGGCCCTGGCCCGGGAGCTGGCGGCCGCCCACCCCACCACCGACGCCGACCGCGACCGCGTCGTCCTCGCCGTGTCGCTGGAGGTCCACGCGGACGCGGCGGCGGGCGCCGGGCCCGGCGACGCGACCGGAGAGGGCGCCGGCACGAGCCGCTCCTGGTACGGCGGTCATCTGCTGGACCTGGCGGGCGACGAGACGGAGAGCGCGATGGCCCGCTGCGTCTCCCGGCCGCTCGCCCTCGGCGTCCGCCACATTCTGGACGGCTCCCTGCCACCGGGCCTGCATCGGGCCGCCGGGACCGCCGCCCGCTCCGAGGCGTGGCTGCGTGAACTCGCGCAGGAGGGACTGGAGTTCACCTCGTGGCCGGGGGAGTGAGGGCCGAGGGTCCGGGATTCCGCGGCGGCCGGCGGCCGGCGGGCGCGGCGTCAGTCCGTGAGCGCCTCGTGCACCAGCCGCTTGAGGTCGGGGTAGAGCTTCAGGGACCGCCGCGGCCTCAACTGGGTCAGGAACTGCACGCTCACGTCGTGGCCCGGGTCCACCCAGAACGTCGTGGTGGCCACGCCGCTCCAGCCGTAGGTGCCGAGCCCCGAAGGCGCCTGGGTGCGGCTGGGGTCGACGACGACGGAGACGCCGAGGCCGAAGCCCACACCGTCGTTCCCGGGCTCGTCGTGGGCGGGGCGGCTGCCGAAGGCGCGCAGGTCGACGCCGCCGGGCAGGTGGTTGGACGTCATCAGGTCGACCGTCTGCGGCCGCAGCAGCCGCACGCCGTCGAGCTCGCCGCCGCGGCGCAGCATCTCGGTGAAACGGTGGATGTCGTAGGCGGTCGCCACCATGCCGCCGCTGCCGGACAGGAAGCGGGGGCGGCCGGACAACGGCAGCCCCAAGATCGGCTCGATGCCGTCCTCGCCGTCGCCGTACAGCTCCGCCAGCCGGCCGGCCTGTCCGGCCGTGACCTGGAATCCGGCGTCGGGCATGCCGAGGGGGCGAAAGATCCGCTCGGCGAGGAACTCGTCCAGCGGCTTGCCGGAGACGACCTCGATGACGCGGCCCAGGACGTTGGTGGCCACCGAGTAGTTCCACTGCGTGCCCGGCTCGAACTGCAACGGCAGCCGTGCGTACGCCTCCACCGTCCCGGCCAGGTCCGAGCCCGGCAGCACCGCCGACTCAAGGCCCGCC includes:
- a CDS encoding glycosyltransferase family 4 protein, which codes for MTDATLEKAVPAAPLAYVPTQTALHQIGGIIPMSLRSVHFVMPGGVDDAANPSGGNAYDRRLCLDLPGFGWQVHKHLVAGSWPRPQAADRAELARTLREFPDGTIVLLDGLVACGVPEIIAPEAERLRLAVLVHLPLGDERGLAPQTAAELDARERAVLRAVPAVIATSEWAVRRLVSHHGLAPERVHVAAPGADIAPLASGTDGVSRLLCVASVTPRKGQHRLVEALAAARDLPWSCVCVGGLGQDPEYVDHLRGLIRRHGLEDRLELAGPKAGAELDAAYAAADLMVLTSYAETYGMAVTEALARGIPVLATDVGGLPEAVGRAPDGGVPGILVPPEDPAALAAELRGWFGEADVRRRLKAAARSRRAALNGWASTAQSLAGVLGRLPSDPRRAA
- a CDS encoding methyltransferase domain-containing protein, which produces MRKTTATPADVARRVGGIPAQPGRTEAGSVTEILVPGDGGPVRPAVIAGAGPVGRPGERPTVRLRDSAPEEQPRYAPEWLELREPADAAARAMDLLDPLRIRLANLPGRSGLAIHDLGCGTGSMGRWLAPRLDGPQHWVLHDRDPYLLHFAAVASPRAAADGSRVTVETRRGDVARLTPDALAGASLVTASALLDVLTREEIETLAAACAGAGCPALLTLSVAGRVELSAPDPLDQEIAAAFNDHQRRDGLLGPDAVNVACEAFADQGATVKVHPSPWRLGPENVGLTAQWLRGWVGAAVEERPELAERAEPYLAARLAACAAGDLQVTVHHSDLLALARPTGGAG
- a CDS encoding lysylphosphatidylglycerol synthase transmembrane domain-containing protein codes for the protein MSAETVGPRVTAAAPVLWGEGALPAARRPPRGPVAVRTGPAVSEARIGVIVTEPHTKPSRLRALLAERALRTHLGTVAGVVILTALLWKLGTGVFLDGLRRIDTPTLLAALGIGAVTTVFSAWRWALVARALRIRLPLGPAVADYYRALFLNAALPGGVLGDVHRAVRHGQSAGDVGRGVRAVVLERTAGQLVLTVAGVTVLLTLPSPVMADARQIAPIVLLAGAGALAVVLAVRMNSAAPRRGGRLRAALAEAREGLVSRRNGPGVALSSAVVLTGHLGMFVVAARVAGSGASVLTLLPIAVLALLAMGLPLNVGGWGPREGVTAWAFGAAGLGASTGLAVAVVYGVLSFVAALPGAVVLVVRWYAGLRERSVGAGPARDGAHRAEPSAPAPAPSAPLFEPDEVAAAAGVAAAVQAPGDSAVSKEKYAPKESARLARSSFPFSADPREGRPMTPESV
- the ribA gene encoding GTP cyclohydrolase II, translated to MTEKIGVLGTKTPQRTGVERVVNAPLPTVYGKFQAIGYMDHDRGDEQVALVYGEIGAEEVLTRLHSECLTGDAFGSQHCECGAQLESALRAVVAEGSGIVVYLRGHEGRGIGLLGKLRAMALQAEGLDTVEANVALGFPVDARDYKVAADILRDLGVESVRLMSNNPRKREALTDNGIRVAEEVPLLIEPCENNITYLRTKRERMDHRLPHLDAVAHWS
- a CDS encoding FAD-binding oxidoreductase; protein product: MNTHASVVVIGGGVMGTSIAYHLASAGVRDVLLVERDELAAGSTSKAAGGVRAQFSDELNIRLGARSLEAFARFGEEIGHDIGLRRVGYLFLLSTPQDVASFEAGVRLQNALGVPSRLIGPAEAGRLSPLIRTDGLLAAAFSPDDGHCTPEAVVHGYAAAARRCGARVLRHTAVTGIERRGSAITAVQTTLGRITTDTVVCAAGAWSRAVGAMAGVDLPVQPLRRQIAVTEPVPGLPPDLPMTIDFSSTLYFHAEGPGLLVGMSDPDERPGFATDTHDRWIPRLADAMQRRAPALLDLRRTGGWAGLYEVTPDHNALIGEAPSVSRFLYATGFSGHGFLQGPAVGEVVRDLYLGRVPFVDVAPLSADRFTAGAPRPEVNRV
- a CDS encoding saccharopine dehydrogenase; its protein translation is MTELHLWLRHEARTTERRTPVVPDDARRLLEAGVALTVEDSPQRVFATDAYEAAGARIAPTGSWTSAPRDTVVLGLKELPDAPRELTHRHIFFGHAYKQQPGAGDLLRRFAAGGGALLDLEYLVDDHGRRLAAFGYWAGYLGAALAVLHHRGRLTAPLRPSEKAEWDEVLRPAPGDEEFTALVVGALGRSGRGARAAFGVAGVEPDRWDLAETRDLDRTALLAHDVLVNCVLATTPVPPFVREEDLDDPARRLRTLSDVTCDVGSPLNVLPVYDRTTEWTDPVRRLRKEPPLDLVAIDNLPSLLPREASADFSAALTPVLLDFGVAGPWGRCLDRFHAACRELGLASGESRRD
- a CDS encoding saccharopine dehydrogenase family protein encodes the protein MTDRVPASGTVHWVGAGLSTGSGLATLCAHTDRVRLWHRTAGRAAEALHRLGLTGRAEPRAYTLDALSAELAPGDVVVSMLPASGHTALLSACVARRAHFACSSYVSDEILELAPAAAVAGTVVLAEAGLDPGVDHLFAHRLVARAREAIGDDTAASYRLTSYCGGVPAVPDAFRYRFSWAPLGVLNALRAPARYVEDGAEIVAARPWEATRALTVGDESFEAYPNRDSVPFIAQYALPPSWRPLTFVRGTLRLDGWLRAWEPVFEELRRGDDTRIEALARELAAAHPTTDADRDRVVLAVSLEVHADAAAGAGPGDATGEGAGTSRSWYGGHLLDLAGDETESAMARCVSRPLALGVRHILDGSLPPGLHRAAGTAARSEAWLRELAQEGLEFTSWPGE
- a CDS encoding serine hydrolase — encoded protein: MALLRQEVEPSEAGLDPEALARLDRHVARQVDAGRLPGFLLAVSRGGRVAHLTAYGRRDIAAGLPVEHDTLYRIYSMTKPVTSVAALILMEEGRLRLDDPVADHLPAFAGLRVYEAGSGADLTTRPLERPLLVKHLMTHTAGLTFAFYHCHPVDALYREAGLESAVLPGSDLAGTVEAYARLPLQFEPGTQWNYSVATNVLGRVIEVVSGKPLDEFLAERIFRPLGMPDAGFQVTAGQAGRLAELYGDGEDGIEPILGLPLSGRPRFLSGSGGMVATAYDIHRFTEMLRRGGELDGVRLLRPQTVDLMTSNHLPGGVDLRAFGSRPAHDEPGNDGVGFGLGVSVVVDPSRTQAPSGLGTYGWSGVATTTFWVDPGHDVSVQFLTQLRPRRSLKLYPDLKRLVHEALTD